Proteins encoded by one window of Streptacidiphilus sp. PB12-B1b:
- a CDS encoding low specificity L-threonine aldolase, protein MTDAQRRHDPSVRGFASDNYAGIHPEILTAIALANDGHQVAYGGDDYTAHLQDVFRRHFGERAEAFPVFNGTGANVVSLQALLPRWGAVVAAETAHINVDEGGAPEKMGGIKLLTVPTPDGKLTPELIDRQAWGWGDEHRAQPLAVSITQSTELGTCYTADEVRAICDHAHERGMLVHMDGSRLANAAATLGLPLRAFTTDAGVDVLSYGGTKNGMLLGEAVVVLNPDAVRNIQYLRKTSMQLASKMRFISVQFEALLGGDLWLRSASHANAMALRLESAVRGVDGVEVVRPVQANAVFALLPREVSERLQKTYRFYFWNEHTGEVRWMASFDTTEADIDAFAAAIAEEMAKQG, encoded by the coding sequence ATGACCGACGCCCAGCGACGGCACGACCCGAGCGTTCGCGGCTTCGCCAGCGACAACTACGCCGGTATCCACCCCGAGATCCTCACCGCCATCGCCCTCGCCAACGACGGCCACCAGGTCGCCTACGGCGGGGACGACTACACCGCCCACCTGCAGGACGTCTTCCGGCGCCACTTCGGCGAGCGCGCCGAGGCCTTCCCGGTCTTCAACGGCACCGGCGCCAACGTCGTCTCGCTGCAGGCGCTGCTCCCGCGCTGGGGCGCCGTCGTCGCCGCCGAGACCGCCCACATCAACGTGGACGAGGGCGGCGCGCCGGAGAAGATGGGCGGCATCAAGCTGCTCACCGTCCCCACCCCGGACGGCAAGCTCACCCCCGAGCTGATCGACCGGCAGGCCTGGGGCTGGGGCGACGAGCACCGCGCCCAGCCGCTGGCGGTCTCCATCACCCAGAGCACCGAACTCGGCACCTGCTACACCGCCGACGAGGTCCGCGCCATCTGCGACCACGCCCACGAGCGCGGCATGCTGGTGCACATGGACGGCTCCCGGCTGGCCAACGCCGCCGCCACCCTGGGCCTGCCGCTGCGGGCCTTCACCACCGACGCCGGCGTGGACGTCCTCTCGTACGGCGGCACCAAGAACGGCATGCTGCTGGGCGAGGCCGTGGTGGTGCTGAACCCCGACGCGGTCCGCAACATCCAGTACCTGCGCAAGACCTCCATGCAGCTCGCCTCGAAGATGCGCTTCATCTCCGTGCAGTTCGAGGCGCTGCTCGGCGGCGACCTGTGGCTGCGCAGCGCCTCCCACGCCAACGCCATGGCGCTGCGGTTGGAGTCCGCCGTGCGCGGTGTCGACGGCGTGGAGGTGGTCCGCCCGGTCCAGGCGAACGCGGTGTTCGCGCTGCTCCCGCGCGAGGTGAGCGAGCGGCTCCAGAAGACCTACCGCTTCTACTTCTGGAACGAGCACACCGGCGAGGTCCGCTGGATGGCGTCCTTCGACACCACCGAGGCCGACATCGACGCCTTCGCGGCGGCGATCGCCGAGGAGATGGCCAAGCAGGGCTGA